Sequence from the Kribbella aluminosa genome:
AGTGGTGATCTCCGGGGCCGGTGCGGCCGGGGTCGCGTGTGCGCGGATCCTGCTGCAGGCGGGTGTCGGCGATCTCGCGGTGGTCGACAGCAAGGGCGTCCTGCACGAGGACCGGTCCGACCTGAACCCGGTCAAGCTGTCCCTCGCCCGCGACACCAACACCGGCGGCCTGTCCGGCCGGCTGGTCGACGCGCTCGCCGGTGCGGACCTCTTCCTGGGCGTGTCCGGCGGCACCGTCCCCGAGGAAGCCGTCGCCAAGATGGCCCCCGGCGCGATGATCTTCGCCCTCGCGAACCCCAACCCCGAGGTCCACCCCGACATCGCCCACCGGCACGCCGCGGTGGTCGCCACCGGCCGCTCCGACTTCCCGAACCAGATCAACAACGTCCTGGCCTTCCCGGGAATCTTCCGCGGCGCCCTCGACGCCAACGCCTCCCGGATCACCGAAGGCATGAAACTGGCCGCCGCCAACGCCCTGGCCGACCTCATCGCCGAACCCGACCTCCGCCCCGACTACATCATCCCGTCCCCCTTCGACGAGCGCGTCGCCCCGGCCGTAGCCGCCGCAGTGTCCGCAGCCGCCGACACCGACGGCGTCGCCCGCCCCGCCTGACCCATCCCACCCCCACCCGCTCCGCTCCGCCGCCTGCTCCGGCCTCTCCGGTGCTGCCCGCTTGGGCGCCGGTGCGTTTGAGGGGTTCACCTCCGAGGTGTGCCCTTAACCTTCCGCATGCGGGTGTGGAAGGGTCCGTTCGAGAGGTGAACCCCTCAAACGGCACCCCGGGAGCGGGTGAGGTCGGACACTGACGTGGGGTGGACCAGCGCCTAGGGTGGTTCGCATGCTTGCTGCCTACGCCGCCAAGTTCGATGCCGAGAACCCGATCGCCGCGCTGGAGGTGGGGGAGCGGCCGGAGCCGAGCGCGCCCGAGGGGTGGGTGACGATCGACGTACGGGCGACTGCGCTCAACCATCACGATCTGTGGTCGTTGAAGGGGGTCGGGCTGGCCGAGCAGAGTCTGCCGATGATTCTCGGATGTGATGCGGCCGGCGTGGACCCGGACGGGAACGAGGTCGTCGTACATGCGGTCGTCTCGGACCCGGCGTGGAAGGGTGACGAGACGCTCGACCCGAAGCGGTCGCTGTTGAGCGAGCGGTACCAGGGGGCCCTCGCGCAGAAGGTCGCGGTGCCGGCGCGGAACGTCGTACCCAAGCCTGCCGGCATGTCCTTCGAGCAGGCCGCGTGCTTGCCGACCGCCTGGTTGACGGCGTACCGGATGTTGTTCACGCAGTCCGGGCTGAAGCCGGGTGACACCGTGCTCGTGCAGGGCGCGGGTGGCGGTGTCGCGACAGCGCTGATCACGTTGGCGCGGGCCGCGGGGATCCGGGTGTGGGCCACCAGCCGGGACGAGGGCAAGCGGGCGAAGGCGCTCGAGATCGGCGCGTACGACGTGTTCGAGTCCGGCGCGCGGCTGCCGGAGCGGGTCGACGCCGTGATGGAGACCGTCGGCCAGGCGACCTGGTCGCACTCGCTGAAGTCGCTGAAGCAGGGCGGCACGCTGGTGATCTCCGGCGCGACCAGCGGCCAGGCCCCGAAGTCGGCCGAGCTCAACCGGATCTTCTTCCTCCAGCTCCGCGTCCAGGGCTCCACGATGGGCACCCGCACCGAGCTCGCCGAGCTGGTCCAGTTCATGGCGAACGCCGGAATCGCCCCGCACATCGACACCGTCCTCCCGCTCGCCGAGGCCCGCACCGGCTTCGAGAAGATGAATGCGGGCGACGTCTTCGGCAAGATCGTCTTTACTGTCTGAATGCAGCAGCCCGAGATCAGGCTTGCCACGGTCGACGACGCCGAGGCGGGGGCGTGGTGTCATCTGCTGTGCTGGCGGGAGGCGTACGCCGGTCTGGTGCCGGACGACGTACTGCTCGAGCGCACCGCCGACATCGCCCGCCGTACCGGACGCTGGCAGGCCAACCTCGGCGCCGGGCGCCAACGCTGGATCGCGCTGAACCCGGACCCGTCGGCGACGGTCCAGGACCGGGTCGCGGGCTTCATCGGCATCGGGCCTGGACGCGACGAGGATGCGCCGGTCCCGTTCGAGCTGGAGGCGATCTACACCCGCCAGGCGTTCTGGAAGACCGGCCTCGGCACCCGCCTGCTGGACGTTGCCGTCGGCAAGCAGCCCGCGTTCCTCTGGGTCTTCGAGGGCAACGCCCGGGCCCTCGCCTTCTACCAGCGCCACGGCTTCGAACCCGACGGCACCGGCAAGTACGACCCGTACTTCGACCTCCAGGAGATCCGGCTGGTCCGCGCCTAAGGTCCTGTCTGGTGCCAGCGGCACACATGTGACACCTCGGCGGCACTAAGTTTCACGCCTGAAACATTCGCGTCGCACCGGGGCAACGCGACGGGGTCACTCTGTTCCTACCGATCCGCCCGATCGATGAGGAGCAGGGGAGCGCATGAGGCCTACTTTGACGGTGATCGTTGACCCGGCCGACAACTGGATGTCGCAGGCCGCGTGCGTCGGTCACGCGCCGTCGTACGACGAGACGGCCAGCCAGTGGGAGCAGCGGAAGGCGCAGGCGATCTGCCTGACGTCGTGCCCGGTGATCGACCAGTGCCGGGAATGGGCCCGCCGTACCAAGTTCACCGGCACCGCCGCCGGCGAGAAGTTCCTCTCCGGCCGCCGCCGCGGCCGCCCCGGCCCCCAGGAACGCCGTACCCGCCCGGTCCTGACCCCCGACATCATCGGCGAACAGCAAGCCAGCTAGGCCTTGACGAGCTCGCGTTCGGTTGCGGCGACTTCTGCCGTACGGCGGAACGGGGCGGTGATGGTCTGCGCCAGGTACTTGCGGTTGTGGATCGCTGCGCCGATGGCCAGTACCAGGTAGACCGCGCTGATCACGTAGCGGCCCGTCTGACCCGGTACGGCGAACTGGACCGCGAACAGCCCGAGCAGCGTGAAGGCCGCCCAGCGGGGGAACCGCAGGCTCAGCAGGATCGCGATGCCGAGCAGGGTCTGGGTCGCGGTCAGCAGGAACTCCTCGATCTGCCGCCCGTCCAGGTGCAGCGCGGCGCCACCGCCGCCGATGCCGTACGCGATCGGCAGGCTGCCGATCAGCAGGGTCCACTGGTTCACCTTCGCGGAGATCAGCAGGCCGAGCGCGGCCGCGCCCTTGCCGCGCCACGCGAACAGGATCGCGACGATGAACTCCGGCGCCTCGGACGCCAGCGGTGCCAGCCACTGCACCAGCAGGAACTGGTCGATCCCGAGCGCCTGACCGCCGGCGACGAGCGAGTCCGCGAACGGCTCCGCAGCCGCCAGGATCACTCCGGCGGAGACGAGGAACATCGCGGTCACCAGGATCCGGCGCTGCAGCTGGGGCAGCGCGCCGATGGTCGCGGCCGGGCCGATCAGGTCCGGCTCGCCGTCGTGGTCGGCGGTCGCCGCGCGGTACAGGTAGAAGGCGAAGAACGCGAGCAGCAGGATACCGAGCACCAGGTGGATCTGCCCGGTCACCGGGATCACGAACGCGACCAGGCCGGCGACCGCGAGGAAGCCCAGCTCGCGCCGGTACCCGGACTCGAGGACCAGGGACTTCACGGTGCGCCCGCTGCGCCGCGAGGCGACGTACAGGCTGATCAGCACGACGGCCGACCAGCCGAGGCCGAGGAGCAACCGGTTCGACCCGGTCATGTTGGCGGCGGCGTACTGCACGTAGTCCGGGTTGGAGCCTGCGGTGTGCGCGAAGTACAGGTCCACCGCGTACTCCGGGAGGACCGCGATCACCGCGAGCAGCGCGATCGCCAGGCCGCCCGAGATGTCCATCTCCGCGGCCTCCGCCGCCCAGGCCAGTACGAACGACGCGGCGACCACGGCGAGGCCGAAGATCGCGATCGACGCCGCCGCCGGGGGATGCGTGCCGGTGAGGCGCAGGACGACCGCGGGGATCGCCACTAGGAGCAGCAACAGCACGGGGCGGATCGCTCGGAACATGGTTCCAGCCTGCCACCGTTTCGATACTTTCGCAATTGCGAAAGTATGAGACCGTCCTCACCACGGCACGCCGGACTGCCCACAGGCCGCTCGACCGGTCACAATGACTGCGCGATGACCAACCCTGATCCGACGAAGGCGCAGCTCGATTCCGCCGCGGGCACCTTCGCCATGCTCTCCGCTCCGGTCCGGCTGCACCTGGTGTCGCTGGCCGCGCAGGGGGAGTACGACGTCGGCACCCTGGCGGAGCGAGTCGGCGTGAGTATCGCCACCGCGAGCCAGCACCTCGGGAAACTCCGCCTGGCCGGCATCATCACCGCCCGCCGCGAAGGCCGCCGCCACATCTACACCGTCGACGACCCCCACGTCCTCAACCTCGTCGACCAGATCTTCGAACACATCGCCCCCGACGGATCCCTCGCCCCCGACCCACCCCGGCGTACCCGACCGCCGCACACGGGCTGAGAGCGGACCGCCACGCAGGCAAAACCCCGCCCAGGCGGGTGCTAGGAGCCGTTTTCTGCCACTTTTGCCAGCATGCAGGTTCACAACACGTGCCGAAGGTAGCGCTCCGGCGTCTGCAGATAGGCCTTCCAGTTCTGGACGAGTTGCAGGTCGTCCCAGGTCGTACGGCGGATGCCCCAGGCGCCGGTCTCCAGGATCGTGGCGCCGGGGAGGGCGGCGATGACGGGGGAGTGGGTGGCGCAGAGGACCTGGGAGCCGGATTCGGCGAGGCGGTTGAGTACGCCGACCACCGCGAGGCTGCTGGAGAAGGAGAGGGCTGACTCGGGTTCGTCGAGGCAGTAGAAGCCCTGGCGGGTGAAGCGGTCGTTGATGAGGGACAGGAAGCTCTCGCCGTGGCTCAGCTCGTGGAAGACCGGCTCGGGAGGGGCTCCGGGGGGCTTGGGGTTGCGTTCCAGGTAGCTGTAGAAGCCGTGCATGGTCTCGGCGCGGAGGAAGAAGCCGGCGCGTTTGCCGCCGACGCCGCGGGTCAGGCGCAGGTCGGCGGCGAGTGACGACTCGGTCGCGCGGGTGGTCAGCCGGGCGCCGGTGGAGCCGCCCTCCGGGGAGAGGCCGAAGGCGACGGCGATCGCCTCGACCAGCGTCGACTTGCCGGTGCCGTTCTCGCCGACGAGGAACGTGACGCCGGGTTCGAGGTCGAGGCCGTCGGTCAGGAGCTGGTGTACGGCGGGAATCGTGTGCGGCCAGCGCCTGGACACGCGAATGCCCTCCGCCGCGGCGACCCGGCGTACGGGCTGCGTGGCGAAGGGCATTCACCCAGACTAACTAATCGTCCTCGTCGTCCAGCCGAGCGAGCCAGGTGGCGAAGCGCTCGATGGGCGTCTCGAACTCGGGGTTCAGGTCGACGAACTCGCGGAGCCGCTCGGCGACCCACGCCAGCGTGACGTCCTCCTCGCCACGCCGCTTCTCGAGCTCCTCGATCCCGCGGTCGGTGAAGTACATGTCAGCTGAAGGCCTGCTTCAGCAGCGTCGCCTGCTCGGTGCCGTGCACACCGTGCGAGCCGACCGCCGGAGCGGACATCGCCGGCCGGGACACCCGGTAGAACGGCTTGCCGCCCAGGTGCTCGGTCAGGTTCAGCGCCATGAACGGCCACGGACCCTGGTTCGCGGGCTCGTCCTGCACCCAGCGGACCTCGGTCGCGTTCGAGTACTTCGCCAGCTCCGCGACGATCTCGTCCGCAGGCAGCGGGTACAGCTGCTCGACCCGGAGGATCGCGGTGCTGATCTTGTCCGGCTCGACCTTCTTCCGCTCGGCGAGCAGGTCGTACACGATCCGGCCCGAGGCCAGGATCACCCGCTCGACGGCGGCCGGGTTCTCCTCGGCCGCGACGTCGCCGAGCACCGGACGGAAGGTGCCGTGGGTCAGCTCCTCCGGCTGCGACACCGCCTCCTTGCGCCGGAGCAGCTGCTTCGGCGTGAAGACGATCATCGGGACGTGCTCCTCGCCGAGCGTGTGCCGGCGCAGCAGGTGGAAGTACGACGCCGGCGTCGACGGCTGCGCGACGGTCATCGCGTTCTCCGCGCAGAGCTGCAGGAACCGCTCGATCCGGGCTGACGTGTGGTCCGGGCCCTGGCCCTCGTAGCCGTGCGGGAGCAGCAGCACGACACCGGACTTCTGGCCCCACTTCGCCTCACCGGACGAGATGTACTCGTCGATGACCGACTGGGCGCCGTTCACGAAGTCGCCGAACTGCGCCTCCCAGAGCACCAGCGCGTCCGGCCGCGCCACGGAGTACCCGTACTCGAAGCCGAGGGCGGCGTACTCGCTGAGCAGCGAGTCGTAGACGAAGAAGCTCGCCTGGTCGGCGTCCAGGTGCTGCAGCGGGACGTGGTCCTGGCCGTTCACCCGGTCGATGATCGCGGCGAACCGCTGGACGAACGTACCGCGACGGCTGTCCTGACCGGCGAGCCGGACCGGACGCCCGTCGAGCAGCAGCGAGCCGAACGCGGTCATCTCCGCACTGGCCCAGTCCAGCGGACCCTCGGTGATCGCGTGCGCCCGGCGCTGCAGCTGCGGCTGCACCTTCGGGTGCACGGTGAAGCCGTCCGGCAGCGTGGTGTACGCGTCGGCGATCTTCTTCAGTACTTCGGGCGTGATCGCGGTCGCGTCCGGACCGTCCGGCTTGTCCGGGTATTCCGGAGCGGTCACGTACGGCGGCGGTGTGTCCGGCTCGTTCTTCGCGTCCCGGACCTCGGCGAACACCCGCTCGAGCCGCTGCTGGAAGTCCTGCATCGCCTGCTCGGCCTCTTCGATCGTGATGTCGCCACGACCGATCAGGGCCTCGGTGTACAGCTTCCGGACCGAGCGCTTCTGCTCGATCAGGTCGTACATCAGCGGCTGCGTGAAGCTCGGGTCGTCGCCCTCGTTGTGACCGCGGCGGCGGTAGCAGACCAGGTCGATGACGACGTCCTTGTTGAACGCCTGGCGGTACTCGAACGCGAGGTCCGCGACCCGGATGCAGGCCTCGGGGTCGTCGCCGTTCACGTGGAAGATCGGCGCCTGCACCATCCGCGCGACGTCGGTGGAGTACATCGACGAGCGGGACGAGGCCGGCGAGGTGGTGAAGCCGACCTGGTTGTTCACGATCACGTGGATCGTGCCGCCGGTCCGGTAGCCGCGCAGCTGGGACAGGTTCAGCGTCTCCGCCACCACGCCCTGGCCGGCGAAGGCCGCGTCGCCGTGCACCAGCACCGGCAGCACCGGGAACGCGGCGCCACGGTCCAGCAGGTCCTGCTTGGCCCGGACGATGCCCTCGAGCACCGGGTCGACGGTCTCCAGGTGCGACGGGTTCGCCGCCACCGAGACGTTGATCTTGTCGCCGAACTCGGAGACGAACTCGCCCTCCGCGCCCAGGTGGTACTTGACGTCACCGGAACCCTGCACGGTCCGCGGGTCGATGTTGCCCTCGAACTCGCGGAAGATCTGGCCGTACGACTTGCCGACGATGTTCGCCAGTACGTTCAGCCGGCCGCGGTGCGCCATCCCGATCGCGACCTCGTCCAGCCCGGCGCCGGCGGCCTCCTCGCAGAGCTCGTCGAGCAGCGGGATCGTGGTCTCCGCGCCCTCGAGCGAGAACCGCCGCTGACCGACGTACTTGGTCTGCAGGAAGGTCTCGAAGGCCTCGGCCTCGTTCAGCTTGGCCAGGATCCGCAGCTGCTCCTCGCGGGGCGGCTTGGTGTGCGGGCGCTCGACCCGCTCCTGGATCCACTTGCGCTGCTCCGGGTCCTGGATGTGCATGTACTCGATACCGGTGGTCCGGCAGTACGAGTCGCGCAGGATGCCGAGGATCTCGCGGAGCTTCATGAACCGCCGGTCGTTGCCGCCGAACGAACCGGTGGCGAACTCGCGGTCCAGGTCCCACAGCGTCAGGCCGTGGGTGGCGACGTCGAGGTCCGGGTGGCTGCGCTGCTTGTACTCCAGCGGGTCGGTGTCGGCCATGATGTGGCCGCGAACCCGGAACGCGTGGATCAGCTCGAGGATGCGGGCCTGCTTGCTGATGTCCTCCTCGTGGCTGTGCGGGAGGTCGGCGGCCCAGCGGATCGGCTCGTACGGGATCCGCAGCGACTGGAAGATCTCGTCGTAGAAGCCCTCGCCGCCGAGCAGCAGCTGGTGGATCCGGCGCAGGAACTCACCCGACTGGGCGCCCTGGATGATCCGGTGGTCGTACGTCGAGGTCAGCGTCATCACCTTGCTGACCGCGAGCTTGGCCATCGTCTCCTCGGCCGCACCCTGGTACTCCGACGGGTACTCCATCGCGCCGACGCCGACGATGCAGCCCTGGCCGGCCATCAGCCGCGGCACCGAGTGCTGGGTGCCGATCGTGCCGGGGTTGGTCAGGCTGATCGTGGTGCCCTGGAAGTCCGGCAGCGCGAGCTTGTTGTCCCGGGCCCGGCGGACGATGTCCTCGTACGCCATCCAGAAGTCGGCGAACTTCATCGACTCGGTGGCCTTGATCGACGGCACCAGCAACTGCCGGGTGCCGTCCGGCTTCTGCATGTCGATGGCCAGGCCGAGGTTGATGTGGGCCGGCTGCACGTGCGTCGGCTTGCCGTCGGTCTCGTCGTACGACGCGTTCATCTCGGGCAGGGTCTTCAGCGCCTTGACCAGCGCCCAGCCGATCAGGTGCGTGAAGGAGATCTTGCCGCCGCGGGCGCGCTTCAGGTGGTTGTTGATGACGATCCGGTTGTCGATCAGCAGCTTGACCGGCACCTGGCGAACGCTGGTCGCGGTCGGAACCTGGAGGCTGGTCTCCATGTTCTGCGCGGTCCGCGCCGGGGCGCCGCGGAGGATCTGCCGCTCGGAGTCCGCGCTGGTCGCGGGGGCCGGCTTGGCCTGGGCTCTGAGCGGCTGGTTCACCGTGCCTCCGGTGGGAGCGGCCGTCGCCTTGGCAACGGGAGCCTGTGCCGCTGGTACGGCGGCCTGCGCCGGGGCGCTCGCTGCCACGGCTGCCGCCGCCGGGGCGCTCTGGGCGGGCGCGGTCGGCGTCGTACCGCGGCTCGGCGCCTCAGGGGTCTTGTTGTCGGACACCGCATCCGGCCGGGGAGCGTCGGCCGGGGAGGTGTTCACCGGCTTCGCGTCGTCACCTGGCTTGTAGGTCTTGAAGCCCTGTTCTTTGAAGTAGGCGAGCCACGCCGGATCCACCGAATTCGGGTCCTGCTGGTACTTCTCGTACAGCTCGTCGACCAGCCATTCGTTCGCACCGAAGGCTGCTAGGGGATTGGTGTCTGATGGCTCGGTGGCCACTTGGCAGTTCGCCTCTTCCGATTTCGGGTCCGGTACCACGGGTGGTTAATGCTGATGTTATGGGTGGTGTCCCAAGCAAAGGCTAATAGCACGCGGAGTACTTCCACAGCCGGGGACCACCGGACCAGTGTGTCGAGTGGTCGGGCCTTGGTGGGACGATCCATCGACGCCTGAAACACTGCCCACAAAGGTGTTTCAGGCCACACGCCTTCCGCTCACCCCGGCCGGATGCGGAGAGCAACGGTCATAGCTCCCGGACGCCTTGCAGAGGTGGCCTTTCCGGCACCCTTCCCGACTCCGTCGCGACGGCGTCCTGAGCGCGGTTGCCCACTGTGTGCGGTTGTGTACTCGCCGCCCGTGATGATCAGCACCGCGCAGAAGTGTGGCCAACGTCACGCTCCGAATCAGTCCACCTGGGCATGATTGGCCTTCAGCGGTTGATGAGCCTCCGCACCAGTTTCAGCCCGGACCAGGTGGCGTCGACCGCGCACACCTTCACATCGACCACCCCGAGCGGGAGGGCGAGCTCGCGGACACCGTTCTCGTCGAGGTCGGTCCGCACCCCGGACGACCGCTTCGGCCAGGCGACCCAGATCATCCCGGCGGTGGCCGTCCTCGCGAGCAGGACCGGGAGCCGTCGGGCCAGCCGGTTCCGGTCGGGGCAGAACATCAGCACGACGTCGTACGGCGTACGCCCGGCGCGGCGGGCAACCGCCGTACCCGCCGGAAGGCCCTCGACGGTGAAGCCGGCCGGGGCGTTGTCGATCAGGACGAGGTGCTCCGGTTTGATCCCGAGCTTGGCCGCGAGCGGCTTGCCCGAGTACCCCGGCGTCGTGCTCATGAGCGGATGGTACTGGCGGGGGCATACTTGCTGGATGGCGTTGACGGATGAGGCGATCGTCAAGATCAAGGGGATGATCACCTCGGGGGAGCTCGGCCCGGGGGATCGGTTGCCGAAGGAGGCGGACCTGGCCGCGCGGCTGGGGCTGTCCCGGAACTCGCTACGGGAGGCGGTCAAGGCGCTCACGCTCGTGAACGTGCTGGACGTCCGGCACGGCGACGGGACGTACGTCACCAGCCTCGACTCGGCGCATCTGCTGGACGCGCTGAGCTTCATGGTCGACCTGCACCGCGACGACTCGGTGCTGCAGTTCTTCGAGGTACGCCGGCTGCTTGAGCCGGGCGTCGCCGCGCTGGCCGCGACCCGGATCACCCCCGAGCAGGTCATCGAGCTGCGACTGCTGTGCAGCGACCTCGCGCCGGACGCCGGGGTCGAGGAGCTGGTCGCGAACGACCTGCAGTTCCACCGCGGGATCGCCGAGGCGACCGGGAACCAGGTCGTCTGCTCGCTGCTCGACGGCGTCTCCGGCGCCACCCAGCGGGCCCGGATCTGGCGCGGCGTGACCCAGGCCGGCGCGGTCGAGCGCACGCTGTCCGAGCACGCGGCGATCCTGGACGCGATCGAGAGCGGCGACGCCGAGGCGGCCCGCGCCTGGATGACCGCCCACATCGCCGGCGTCGAAACCTGGCTACGCAAGGCCCCGTAGTAGTACATCGGAGGTATGTACGAACCACCCCCGCCAAGAAGTGCGTTGACGCTGCGGATCGTGCTGTCGGGGTTCGGGGTGGTGATGTTCGTGGCGGCGACCGTGCTGGCGGTCGGGTTCGGGCTGCCGTTCGGGTGGGTGGTGGTGTTCGGGCTGCTCACCGGGGTCGCGCTGGTGGATCTCGTGGTCGTTGCCTGGCGCAAGCACTCGGAAAACGGTTGATCAACCCGGTCCGGGTCCGTAAGCTTTTCGGAGTCACATTCCCGACGACAGGGGTTCGAGTTGTCGAACTGAGGTCCTCTCTGCAGCCGATCGATCGCCGCCGTTCTGGCGCGCGGTCTCGTCCGAGACCTCAGTGGGAGTCGACAACTCATGAGTTTTTCCCTGTCCTGTACCGACCTCTTCTTCGCCTGGCCCGACGGCGAGGTGCTCTTCGACGGCCTGACGTTCGTCGCCGGCCCGGTCCGTTCCGGGCTGGTCGGCCGCAACGGCACCGGCAAGTCGACTCTGCTCCGGCTGATCGCCGGGCGGCTCACTCCGCAGCGCGGCTCGATTCGCGTGGCCGGCGAGCTCGGGTACCTGCCGCAGGACCTGACCTTGGACACCTCGCTGCGGGTCGACCAGGCGCTCGGCATCGACGCCGTACGGCGGGCTGTCGTCGCGATCGAGTCCGGTGACGCCTCCGAGCAGAACTTCGCGATCGTCGGCGACGACTGGGACGTCGACGAACGCGCCGAGGCGCTGCTCGGCAAGCTCGGCCTGGGCGCGATCGGCCTGGACCGCAGCGTCGGCGAGCTGTCCGGCGGCGAGACGATCCTGCTCGGGCTCGCGGCCGAGCTGCTGCGGCGTCCCGACGTACTGCTGCTCGACGAGCCGACCAACAACCTCGACCTGCGGGCGCGGCGGCAGCTGTACGACGCCGTGGACCAGTTCCGCGGTGCGCTGGTGGTCGTCAGCCACGACCGCGAGTTGCTGGACCGGGTCGACCAGATCGGCGATCTCCGCAAGGGTGAGGTCACCTGGTACGGCGGCAACCTGACCGCCTACGAGGAGGCGGTCGCCGTCGAGCAGGAGGCCGCCGAGCGGATGCTCCGCGCGGCGGAGGCCGACGTACGCAAGCAGAAGAAGGATCTCGTCGACGCGCGGATGAAGATGGACCAGCGCCGGGCCCGGGGCCAACGCGCGTTCGAGCAGGGCGGGATCCCGAAGATCGTCGCGGGCGGGCTGAAGCGGTCCGCGCAGGTGTCGGCCGGCAAGCACCTCGGGATGCAGTCCGAGCGGCTCGGGTCG
This genomic interval carries:
- a CDS encoding NAD(P)-dependent malic enzyme, translated to MVAQAVEPVVPSDPYAGDPVFELHRGGKIQVTSSIHVRDADDLSKAYTPGVARVCTAIAEDPALVRRFTWKSNVVAVVTDGTAVLGLGDIGPAASLPVMEGKALLFKEFGGVDSVPIALDCTDVDEFVETVARMAPTFGGINLEDISAPRCFEIERRLKERLDIPVFHDDQHGTAVVVLAALRNALRVTGLRGTPRRIEDIRVVISGAGAAGVACARILLQAGVGDLAVVDSKGVLHEDRSDLNPVKLSLARDTNTGGLSGRLVDALAGADLFLGVSGGTVPEEAVAKMAPGAMIFALANPNPEVHPDIAHRHAAVVATGRSDFPNQINNVLAFPGIFRGALDANASRITEGMKLAAANALADLIAEPDLRPDYIIPSPFDERVAPAVAAAVSAAADTDGVARPA
- a CDS encoding zinc-binding dehydrogenase encodes the protein MLAAYAAKFDAENPIAALEVGERPEPSAPEGWVTIDVRATALNHHDLWSLKGVGLAEQSLPMILGCDAAGVDPDGNEVVVHAVVSDPAWKGDETLDPKRSLLSERYQGALAQKVAVPARNVVPKPAGMSFEQAACLPTAWLTAYRMLFTQSGLKPGDTVLVQGAGGGVATALITLARAAGIRVWATSRDEGKRAKALEIGAYDVFESGARLPERVDAVMETVGQATWSHSLKSLKQGGTLVISGATSGQAPKSAELNRIFFLQLRVQGSTMGTRTELAELVQFMANAGIAPHIDTVLPLAEARTGFEKMNAGDVFGKIVFTV
- a CDS encoding GNAT family N-acetyltransferase, whose product is MQQPEIRLATVDDAEAGAWCHLLCWREAYAGLVPDDVLLERTADIARRTGRWQANLGAGRQRWIALNPDPSATVQDRVAGFIGIGPGRDEDAPVPFELEAIYTRQAFWKTGLGTRLLDVAVGKQPAFLWVFEGNARALAFYQRHGFEPDGTGKYDPYFDLQEIRLVRA
- a CDS encoding WhiB family transcriptional regulator yields the protein MRPTLTVIVDPADNWMSQAACVGHAPSYDETASQWEQRKAQAICLTSCPVIDQCREWARRTKFTGTAAGEKFLSGRRRGRPGPQERRTRPVLTPDIIGEQQAS
- a CDS encoding sodium:proton exchanger, coding for MFRAIRPVLLLLLVAIPAVVLRLTGTHPPAAASIAIFGLAVVAASFVLAWAAEAAEMDISGGLAIALLAVIAVLPEYAVDLYFAHTAGSNPDYVQYAAANMTGSNRLLLGLGWSAVVLISLYVASRRSGRTVKSLVLESGYRRELGFLAVAGLVAFVIPVTGQIHLVLGILLLAFFAFYLYRAATADHDGEPDLIGPAATIGALPQLQRRILVTAMFLVSAGVILAAAEPFADSLVAGGQALGIDQFLLVQWLAPLASEAPEFIVAILFAWRGKGAAALGLLISAKVNQWTLLIGSLPIAYGIGGGGAALHLDGRQIEEFLLTATQTLLGIAILLSLRFPRWAAFTLLGLFAVQFAVPGQTGRYVISAVYLVLAIGAAIHNRKYLAQTITAPFRRTAEVAATERELVKA
- a CDS encoding ArsR/SmtB family transcription factor, translating into MTNPDPTKAQLDSAAGTFAMLSAPVRLHLVSLAAQGEYDVGTLAERVGVSIATASQHLGKLRLAGIITARREGRRHIYTVDDPHVLNLVDQIFEHIAPDGSLAPDPPRRTRPPHTG
- a CDS encoding AAA family ATPase; translated protein: MPFATQPVRRVAAAEGIRVSRRWPHTIPAVHQLLTDGLDLEPGVTFLVGENGTGKSTLVEAIAVAFGLSPEGGSTGARLTTRATESSLAADLRLTRGVGGKRAGFFLRAETMHGFYSYLERNPKPPGAPPEPVFHELSHGESFLSLINDRFTRQGFYCLDEPESALSFSSSLAVVGVLNRLAESGSQVLCATHSPVIAALPGATILETGAWGIRRTTWDDLQLVQNWKAYLQTPERYLRHVL
- a CDS encoding DUF6104 family protein — its product is MYFTDRGIEELEKRRGEEDVTLAWVAERLREFVDLNPEFETPIERFATWLARLDDEDD
- a CDS encoding multifunctional oxoglutarate decarboxylase/oxoglutarate dehydrogenase thiamine pyrophosphate-binding subunit/dihydrolipoyllysine-residue succinyltransferase subunit yields the protein MATEPSDTNPLAAFGANEWLVDELYEKYQQDPNSVDPAWLAYFKEQGFKTYKPGDDAKPVNTSPADAPRPDAVSDNKTPEAPSRGTTPTAPAQSAPAAAAVAASAPAQAAVPAAQAPVAKATAAPTGGTVNQPLRAQAKPAPATSADSERQILRGAPARTAQNMETSLQVPTATSVRQVPVKLLIDNRIVINNHLKRARGGKISFTHLIGWALVKALKTLPEMNASYDETDGKPTHVQPAHINLGLAIDMQKPDGTRQLLVPSIKATESMKFADFWMAYEDIVRRARDNKLALPDFQGTTISLTNPGTIGTQHSVPRLMAGQGCIVGVGAMEYPSEYQGAAEETMAKLAVSKVMTLTSTYDHRIIQGAQSGEFLRRIHQLLLGGEGFYDEIFQSLRIPYEPIRWAADLPHSHEEDISKQARILELIHAFRVRGHIMADTDPLEYKQRSHPDLDVATHGLTLWDLDREFATGSFGGNDRRFMKLREILGILRDSYCRTTGIEYMHIQDPEQRKWIQERVERPHTKPPREEQLRILAKLNEAEAFETFLQTKYVGQRRFSLEGAETTIPLLDELCEEAAGAGLDEVAIGMAHRGRLNVLANIVGKSYGQIFREFEGNIDPRTVQGSGDVKYHLGAEGEFVSEFGDKINVSVAANPSHLETVDPVLEGIVRAKQDLLDRGAAFPVLPVLVHGDAAFAGQGVVAETLNLSQLRGYRTGGTIHVIVNNQVGFTTSPASSRSSMYSTDVARMVQAPIFHVNGDDPEACIRVADLAFEYRQAFNKDVVIDLVCYRRRGHNEGDDPSFTQPLMYDLIEQKRSVRKLYTEALIGRGDITIEEAEQAMQDFQQRLERVFAEVRDAKNEPDTPPPYVTAPEYPDKPDGPDATAITPEVLKKIADAYTTLPDGFTVHPKVQPQLQRRAHAITEGPLDWASAEMTAFGSLLLDGRPVRLAGQDSRRGTFVQRFAAIIDRVNGQDHVPLQHLDADQASFFVYDSLLSEYAALGFEYGYSVARPDALVLWEAQFGDFVNGAQSVIDEYISSGEAKWGQKSGVVLLLPHGYEGQGPDHTSARIERFLQLCAENAMTVAQPSTPASYFHLLRRHTLGEEHVPMIVFTPKQLLRRKEAVSQPEELTHGTFRPVLGDVAAEENPAAVERVILASGRIVYDLLAERKKVEPDKISTAILRVEQLYPLPADEIVAELAKYSNATEVRWVQDEPANQGPWPFMALNLTEHLGGKPFYRVSRPAMSAPAVGSHGVHGTEQATLLKQAFS
- a CDS encoding DUF3052 domain-containing protein: MSTTPGYSGKPLAAKLGIKPEHLVLIDNAPAGFTVEGLPAGTAVARRAGRTPYDVVLMFCPDRNRLARRLPVLLARTATAGMIWVAWPKRSSGVRTDLDENGVRELALPLGVVDVKVCAVDATWSGLKLVRRLINR